Proteins encoded together in one Micromonospora auratinigra window:
- a CDS encoding MFS transporter encodes MSPHENTGHPRRWAILGVLVISLLVVVLDNTILNVALRTLADPVHGLGASQGELEWAINSYTLVFAGLLFTFGVLGDRLGRKRFLVIGLVLFGLASLLSAYAQDPGQLIAARALMGVGGAAIMPVTLSIISNVFDPRERARAIGVWAGAVGLAVAIGPVLGGALLEHYWWGSVFLINVPVVVLGVVLVAALVPESRDPKPGRVDLLGVLLSVVGLVALTYGIIDGGEHGFDRPQVWAAIVGGLAVLVWFVSHELRSDHPSLDVRLFRVPRFAAPVALVGLVFFAAMGVMFFGAFYLQLVRGYSPLESGLLFLPFAAAQLIFAPRSAAMVRRYGGRAVATVGLLLTAVALGAFVLIDADTPIWIFSALGFLQGAGMANIMPPATESIMSALPREKAGVGSAVSNTVRQVAGALGVAVLGSVLSAVYRDQVTPALAGLPTPAHDAARESISGAYAVADRLGPVAPRLITAANDAFVSAMHWAAGISALVALLGLVIVLRWMPGRPAPVTEARPATERELAGTP; translated from the coding sequence ATGTCACCGCACGAGAACACCGGACATCCGAGGAGGTGGGCGATCCTCGGGGTGCTGGTGATCAGCCTCCTCGTCGTCGTCCTCGACAACACCATCCTCAACGTCGCGCTGCGTACCCTCGCCGACCCGGTGCACGGCCTCGGCGCCAGCCAGGGCGAGCTGGAGTGGGCGATCAACTCCTACACGCTGGTCTTCGCGGGCCTGCTCTTCACCTTCGGCGTGCTCGGTGACCGGCTCGGTCGCAAGCGCTTCCTGGTGATCGGCCTGGTGCTCTTCGGCCTGGCGTCGCTGCTGTCGGCGTACGCGCAGGACCCGGGGCAGCTGATCGCGGCCCGCGCGCTGATGGGGGTCGGCGGCGCGGCCATCATGCCGGTCACCCTGTCGATCATCTCCAACGTCTTCGACCCGCGCGAGCGGGCCCGCGCCATCGGCGTCTGGGCCGGCGCGGTCGGCCTGGCCGTGGCGATCGGCCCGGTGCTCGGCGGCGCGCTGCTGGAGCACTACTGGTGGGGCTCCGTCTTCCTGATCAACGTGCCGGTGGTGGTGCTCGGCGTGGTCCTGGTCGCCGCGCTGGTGCCCGAGTCGCGCGACCCGAAGCCCGGCCGGGTGGACCTGCTCGGCGTGCTGCTCTCCGTGGTCGGCCTGGTCGCCCTCACCTACGGCATCATCGACGGCGGCGAGCACGGCTTCGACCGGCCGCAGGTGTGGGCCGCGATCGTCGGTGGTCTCGCGGTGCTGGTCTGGTTCGTCTCCCACGAGCTGCGCAGCGACCACCCGTCGCTGGACGTCCGGCTGTTCCGGGTGCCCCGGTTCGCCGCGCCGGTGGCGCTGGTCGGGCTGGTCTTCTTCGCCGCGATGGGCGTGATGTTCTTCGGCGCGTTCTACCTCCAGCTGGTCCGCGGCTACAGCCCGCTGGAGAGCGGCCTGCTCTTCCTGCCCTTCGCCGCCGCCCAGCTGATCTTCGCGCCGCGCAGCGCCGCGATGGTCCGCCGGTACGGGGGCCGGGCGGTGGCCACCGTCGGCCTGCTGCTCACCGCCGTGGCGCTCGGCGCGTTCGTCCTGATCGACGCGGACACGCCGATCTGGATCTTCTCGGCGCTGGGCTTCCTCCAGGGCGCCGGGATGGCCAACATCATGCCGCCGGCCACCGAGTCGATCATGTCGGCGCTGCCCCGGGAGAAGGCCGGGGTCGGCTCTGCGGTCAGCAACACCGTCCGCCAGGTGGCCGGCGCGCTCGGCGTGGCGGTGCTCGGCTCGGTGCTCTCCGCGGTCTACCGCGACCAGGTCACCCCGGCGCTGGCCGGGCTGCCCACGCCGGCCCACGACGCGGCCCGCGAGTCGATCTCCGGCGCGTACGCGGTCGCCGACCGGCTCGGGCCCGTCGCGCCGCGCCTGATCACGGCGGCCAACGACGCGTTCGTCTCGGCGATGCACTGGGCGGCGGGCATCTCCGCGCTGGTGGCGCTGCTCGGTCTGGTCATCGTGCTGCGCTGGATGCCGGGCCGGCCGGCCCCGGTGACCGAGGCTCGACCGGCCACCGAGCGGGAGTTGGCCGGAACCCCGTAG
- the ruvC gene encoding crossover junction endodeoxyribonuclease RuvC, with amino-acid sequence MRVLGVDPGLTRCGVGVVEGVPGRPCALVAYYVVYTDPADELPLRLLHLDRSLTDLVAEHRPDAVAVERVFSQHNVRTVMGTAQASGIAVLAGARAGLPVQTYTPSEVKAAVTGSGQADKAQMTSMVTRLLRLAEPPRPADAADALALAICHVWRGGTRSKLAVAAERARRGGTRR; translated from the coding sequence GTGCGGGTGCTGGGCGTCGACCCGGGGCTGACCCGGTGCGGGGTCGGCGTGGTCGAGGGCGTGCCGGGCCGGCCGTGCGCCCTCGTCGCCTACTACGTCGTCTACACCGACCCGGCCGACGAGCTGCCGCTGCGCCTGCTGCACCTGGACCGCTCGCTCACCGACCTGGTCGCCGAGCACCGGCCGGACGCGGTCGCCGTCGAGCGGGTGTTCAGCCAGCACAACGTCCGCACCGTGATGGGCACCGCCCAGGCCAGCGGGATCGCCGTGCTGGCCGGCGCGCGGGCCGGGTTGCCGGTGCAGACGTACACGCCGAGCGAGGTCAAGGCGGCGGTGACCGGTTCCGGCCAGGCCGACAAGGCGCAGATGACCAGCATGGTCACCCGACTGCTGCGGCTGGCCGAACCGCCCCGGCCGGCCGACGCCGCCGACGCGCTGGCCCTGGCGATCTGCCACGTCTGGCGCGGCGGCACCCGGTCCAAGCTGGCCGTGGCGGCCGAGCGGGCACGACGAGGAGGGACCCGACGATGA
- the ruvB gene encoding Holliday junction branch migration DNA helicase RuvB yields the protein MTGENLISAYVSDAELDAEATVRPKRLSEFIAQDRVRDQLELLLHGAMRRGSPPDHILLSGPPGLGKTSLANIVAAELGAGIRVTSGPAIERSGDLAAILTSLAEGDVLFIDEIHRIAKPAEELLYSAMEDFRVDVVVGKGPGATAIPLDVEPFTLVGATTRSGLLTGPMRDRFGFVAHLDFYAPADLETLLKRSARILGVPITDEGAAEVAGRSRGTPRIANRLLRRVRDFAEVRADGVVTLETARAALTVYDVDALGLDRLDRAVLTALVDSFRGGPVGLSTLAVAVGEQPDTVEEVCEPFLVRAGLLARTPRGRVATEAAWHHLGRNPPNGIFGTDAPPVPDLFSAQTDQP from the coding sequence ATGACCGGCGAAAACCTCATCTCGGCGTACGTCAGCGACGCGGAGCTCGACGCGGAGGCCACCGTCCGGCCGAAGCGGCTGTCGGAGTTCATCGCGCAGGACCGGGTGCGCGACCAGCTGGAGCTGCTGCTGCACGGGGCGATGCGGCGCGGGTCGCCGCCCGACCACATCCTGCTGTCCGGCCCTCCCGGCCTCGGCAAGACCAGCCTGGCCAACATCGTGGCCGCCGAGCTGGGCGCGGGGATCCGGGTGACCAGCGGCCCGGCGATCGAGCGCTCCGGCGACCTGGCCGCCATCCTGACCAGCCTCGCCGAGGGTGACGTCCTCTTCATCGACGAGATCCACCGGATCGCGAAGCCGGCCGAGGAACTGCTCTACAGCGCGATGGAGGACTTCCGGGTCGACGTGGTGGTGGGCAAGGGGCCCGGCGCGACCGCGATCCCGCTGGACGTCGAGCCGTTCACCCTGGTCGGCGCGACCACCCGGTCGGGTCTGCTCACCGGCCCGATGCGGGACCGGTTCGGTTTCGTCGCGCACCTCGACTTCTACGCCCCGGCCGACCTGGAGACGCTGCTGAAGCGCTCTGCCCGGATCCTCGGCGTGCCGATCACCGACGAGGGGGCGGCCGAGGTCGCCGGCCGGTCCCGGGGCACGCCCCGGATCGCCAACCGGCTGCTGCGCCGGGTGCGCGACTTCGCCGAGGTCCGGGCCGACGGCGTGGTGACCCTGGAGACCGCCCGGGCGGCGCTCACCGTGTACGACGTCGACGCGCTCGGTCTGGACCGGCTGGACCGGGCGGTGCTCACCGCGCTGGTCGACTCGTTCCGTGGCGGGCCGGTCGGCCTCTCCACCCTGGCTGTCGCGGTGGGGGAGCAGCCGGACACGGTGGAGGAGGTCTGCGAGCCGTTCCTGGTGCGGGCCGGGCTGCTGGCGCGTACCCCCCGGGGCCGGGTCGCCACCGAGGCGGCCTGGCACCACCTGGGCCGTAACCCACCAAATGGTATATTCGGCACAGATGCCCCTCCGGTGCCTGATCTGTTCTCCGCCCAGACCGACCAGCCGTGA
- a CDS encoding helix-turn-helix domain-containing protein — translation MSVMSSPVEFLELLAREAAAVEFEGPLVAARAAGLPAERLAELEQAKVVALRVRALLERRRRRETELSGLYDTASDLAGLRDLDDVLRAIVHRARILLGTDVAYMTLNDEERGDTYMRVTDGSISARFQRLRLEMGDGLGGLVAQTGTPYVTANYQEDERFRHTGEIDGGVGEEGLVAILGVPLRLGSSVIGVLYAANRSARPFAREEVSLLVSLAAHAAVAIDTARLLAETRAALAELSAANSTIRAHSSSVERAAAAHDRMTALVVRGGGMEDVAAAVTEVLGGELLALDAEGRRLARVGEIEEPDRSDIVEAVAASRTEGRSVRRGPLWYAAVVAGAENLGALVLRPDGELVDADQRILERAALVTALLLLFRRTVAEAEGRVRGELLDDLIARPLRDTDALRSRARRLGVDLDAPHVLVAVGDDAFAATGSARQRVLSWATTYASTRGGLAAARDGRVVLMLPGTEAGGAARAVARDLSRVTGRPVTAGASGPSTGPASLAVTFAEAERCLTALGALGRAGQGASTAELGFVGLLLGAVGDAGDRDVSRFLSATVGPVVDYDARRGTALVKTLEAYFGVGGSLARAAELLHVHVNTVTQRLERVGQLLGADWQKPERALEVQLALRLHRLRTPTG, via the coding sequence ATGTCGGTCATGTCGTCGCCGGTCGAGTTCCTGGAGCTGCTGGCCCGGGAGGCCGCCGCGGTCGAGTTCGAGGGACCGCTGGTCGCCGCCCGGGCCGCCGGCCTGCCCGCCGAGCGGCTGGCCGAGCTGGAGCAGGCCAAGGTGGTGGCGCTGCGGGTGCGCGCGCTGCTGGAGCGCCGGCGCCGCCGGGAGACCGAGCTGTCCGGTCTGTACGACACGGCCAGCGACCTGGCCGGGCTGCGTGACCTCGACGACGTGCTGCGGGCGATCGTGCACCGGGCCCGGATCCTGCTCGGCACCGACGTGGCGTACATGACGCTCAACGACGAGGAGCGCGGCGACACGTACATGCGGGTCACCGACGGCTCGATCTCGGCCCGGTTCCAGCGGCTGCGGCTGGAGATGGGCGACGGCCTCGGTGGCCTGGTGGCCCAGACCGGCACCCCGTACGTGACCGCGAACTACCAGGAGGACGAGCGCTTCCGGCACACCGGGGAGATCGACGGCGGGGTCGGCGAGGAGGGCCTGGTGGCCATCCTCGGCGTACCGCTGCGGCTGGGCTCCAGCGTGATCGGTGTGCTCTACGCGGCGAACCGGTCGGCCCGTCCGTTCGCCCGCGAGGAGGTGTCGCTGCTGGTTTCGCTGGCCGCGCACGCCGCGGTGGCGATCGATACCGCCCGGTTGCTCGCCGAGACCCGGGCGGCGCTGGCCGAGCTGTCGGCGGCGAACAGCACCATCCGGGCGCACAGCAGCTCGGTGGAGCGGGCCGCGGCGGCGCACGACCGGATGACCGCGCTGGTGGTGCGGGGCGGCGGGATGGAGGACGTGGCGGCGGCGGTGACCGAGGTCCTCGGTGGCGAGCTGCTGGCGCTGGACGCCGAGGGGCGCCGGCTGGCCCGGGTGGGCGAGATCGAGGAGCCGGACCGGTCCGACATCGTCGAGGCGGTGGCCGCGTCGCGCACCGAGGGACGCAGCGTGCGCCGGGGTCCGCTCTGGTACGCCGCGGTGGTGGCCGGCGCGGAGAACCTGGGTGCGCTGGTGCTGCGCCCGGACGGCGAGCTGGTCGACGCCGACCAGCGGATCCTGGAGCGGGCGGCGCTGGTCACCGCGCTGCTGCTGCTGTTCCGGCGCACGGTCGCCGAGGCGGAGGGGCGGGTCCGCGGCGAGCTGCTCGACGACCTGATCGCCCGGCCGCTGCGCGACACCGACGCGCTGCGCAGCCGGGCCCGGCGGCTCGGGGTGGACCTGGACGCGCCGCACGTGCTGGTGGCGGTGGGCGACGACGCGTTCGCCGCGACCGGCTCGGCCCGGCAGCGGGTGCTCTCCTGGGCCACCACGTACGCCTCGACCCGGGGCGGGCTGGCGGCGGCGCGCGACGGACGGGTGGTGCTGATGCTGCCGGGCACCGAGGCCGGCGGCGCGGCGCGGGCGGTGGCCCGGGACCTGTCCCGGGTGACCGGGCGGCCGGTGACCGCCGGGGCGAGCGGGCCGTCGACCGGTCCGGCCTCGCTGGCGGTCACCTTCGCCGAGGCGGAACGCTGCCTGACCGCGCTGGGCGCGCTGGGGCGCGCCGGGCAGGGGGCGAGCACCGCCGAGCTGGGTTTCGTGGGGCTGCTGCTGGGCGCGGTCGGGGACGCCGGGGACCGGGACGTGAGCCGGTTCCTGTCCGCGACGGTGGGTCCGGTGGTGGACTACGACGCGCGGCGGGGCACCGCGCTGGTGAAGACCCTGGAGGCGTACTTCGGGGTGGGCGGCAGCCTGGCCCGGGCGGCCGAGCTGCTGCACGTGCACGTGAACACGGTGACCCAGCGGCTGGAGCGGGTCGGGCAGCTGCTCGGCGCGGACTGGCAGAAGCCGGAGCGGGCCCTGGAGGTGCAGCTCGCGCTGCGCCTGCACCGCCTGCGTACGCCCACCGGCTGA
- a CDS encoding 3-hydroxybutyrate dehydrogenase, protein MTAEPVAVPHVVRVDLSGRSALVTGGGSGIGRACALRLAAAGAAVLVVDRNVEAAKAVAAEAGGRAEGADLADPGAVERLDAEVDIVINNAGLQHVAPVQDFPPDRFEYIQRVMVEAPFLLIRRALPHMYANGWGRIVNISSVHGLRASPYKAAYVSAKHALEGLSKVVALEGAAHGVTANCINPAYVRTALVESQIADQAATHGIGEDEVVEKIMLARAAIKRLIEPAEVAELVAYLCAPPAAFITGASIALDGGWTAN, encoded by the coding sequence ATGACGGCAGAACCCGTGGCGGTCCCCCACGTCGTACGCGTCGACCTCTCCGGTCGGAGCGCACTGGTGACCGGTGGTGGCAGCGGCATCGGACGGGCCTGTGCCCTGCGCCTGGCGGCGGCCGGCGCGGCGGTGCTGGTGGTGGACCGGAACGTGGAGGCGGCCAAGGCGGTGGCCGCCGAGGCCGGCGGACGCGCCGAGGGGGCCGACCTGGCCGACCCGGGCGCGGTGGAGCGCCTCGACGCCGAGGTCGACATCGTGATCAACAATGCCGGGCTGCAGCACGTCGCGCCGGTGCAGGACTTCCCGCCGGACCGTTTCGAGTACATCCAGCGGGTGATGGTCGAGGCGCCGTTCCTGCTGATCCGGCGGGCGTTGCCGCACATGTACGCCAACGGCTGGGGCCGGATCGTCAACATCTCCTCGGTGCACGGGCTGCGCGCCTCGCCGTACAAGGCCGCCTACGTCTCGGCCAAGCACGCCCTGGAAGGGCTGTCGAAGGTGGTCGCGCTGGAGGGCGCCGCGCACGGGGTGACCGCCAACTGCATCAATCCCGCGTACGTGCGGACCGCGCTGGTGGAGAGCCAGATCGCCGACCAGGCGGCCACCCACGGCATCGGTGAGGACGAGGTGGTGGAGAAGATCATGCTGGCCCGGGCGGCGATCAAGCGGCTGATCGAGCCGGCGGAGGTGGCCGAGCTGGTGGCCTACCTGTGCGCCCCGCCGGCCGCGTTCATCACCGGCGCCTCGATCGCCCTCGACGGGGGCTGGACGGCCAACTAG
- the ruvA gene encoding Holliday junction branch migration protein RuvA, translating into MIASVRGTVTATAPDHAVVEVGGIGLAVQCAPGTLAELRVGQPARLATSLVVREDSLTLYGFADDDAKQLFELLQTASGVGPRLAQAVLAVHTPDAVRKAIANADTAALTRVPGIGKKGAERLVLELRDRIGPVPVGPDGAAGVTAGAWPEQVRQALVGLGWTAGQAEQAVAAVAETVDGEVPPVPVLLKQAIRLLGRTR; encoded by the coding sequence ATGATCGCCAGCGTGCGCGGCACGGTGACCGCGACCGCCCCGGACCACGCGGTGGTGGAGGTGGGCGGGATCGGCCTGGCCGTCCAGTGCGCCCCCGGCACCCTCGCCGAGCTGCGGGTCGGCCAGCCGGCCCGGCTGGCCACCAGCCTGGTGGTCCGGGAGGACTCGCTCACCCTCTACGGCTTCGCCGACGACGACGCCAAGCAGCTCTTCGAGCTGCTCCAGACCGCCAGCGGCGTCGGCCCCCGGCTGGCCCAGGCGGTGCTCGCCGTGCACACCCCGGACGCGGTCCGCAAGGCCATCGCCAACGCCGACACCGCCGCGCTCACCCGGGTGCCCGGCATCGGCAAGAAGGGCGCCGAGCGCCTGGTCCTGGAGCTGCGCGACCGGATCGGCCCGGTCCCGGTGGGGCCGGACGGCGCCGCCGGGGTGACCGCCGGCGCCTGGCCGGAGCAGGTGCGGCAGGCCCTGGTCGGGCTGGGCTGGACGGCCGGGCAGGCCGAGCAGGCGGTGGCCGCCGTCGCGGAGACCGTCGACGGCGAGGTGCCGCCCGTGCCGGTCCTGCTCAAGCAGGCCATCCGCCTCCTGGGCCGGACCCGATGA
- a CDS encoding TetR/AcrR family transcriptional regulator — MSDMSTHADAPRSPGRPRSVRADEAIIEATLDLLAEGSTIEALSIEAIATRAGVGKATIYRRWSGKDALLLDALRRLKGIQPQPGGHSVRDDLVLLVGAVGQNIDPRAARIMPCLVPEVNRSPDHFQLYQNIVEPRRKVMREVLRRGVASGELRADLDIEVAMALLTGPMLIQRMLRWHPELDDRLLPERIVDGILDGIRAR, encoded by the coding sequence ATGTCCGACATGAGTACCCACGCCGACGCTCCGCGGTCGCCCGGTCGACCGCGGAGCGTCCGCGCGGACGAAGCGATCATCGAGGCCACCCTCGACCTGCTGGCCGAGGGGAGCACCATCGAGGCGCTCTCCATCGAGGCGATCGCCACCCGGGCCGGGGTCGGCAAGGCCACCATCTACCGCCGCTGGTCCGGCAAGGACGCGCTGCTGCTCGACGCGCTGCGCCGGCTCAAGGGCATCCAGCCGCAGCCGGGCGGGCACTCGGTCCGCGACGACCTGGTGCTGCTGGTCGGCGCGGTCGGGCAGAACATCGACCCGCGCGCGGCCCGGATCATGCCGTGCCTGGTGCCCGAGGTGAACCGCAGCCCGGACCACTTCCAGCTCTACCAGAACATCGTCGAGCCCCGGCGCAAGGTGATGCGTGAGGTGCTGCGCCGCGGGGTGGCCAGCGGGGAACTGCGTGCCGACCTCGACATCGAGGTGGCGATGGCGCTGCTCACCGGCCCGATGCTGATCCAGCGGATGCTGCGCTGGCACCCCGAGCTGGACGACCGCCTGCTGCCCGAGCGGATCGTCGACGGCATCCTCGACGGCATCCGCGCCCGCTGA